One region of Etheostoma cragini isolate CJK2018 chromosome 16, CSU_Ecrag_1.0, whole genome shotgun sequence genomic DNA includes:
- the zdhhc12b gene encoding probable palmitoyltransferase ZDHHC12, which translates to MFKNVFGSGFLVRTAHVILTWVIALILFLHDTELRKQEETGQLVQPVVFVLLVLVSVLLYFAVSLMDPGFILSDDSDLQFTLGVTEEQQDMIPPTTKSLRQRRCGHCLLQQPMRSKHCQTCQHCVRRYDHHCPWIENCVGERNHRWFVLYLAVQLLVLLWGLHIAWTGFSYAPTWQLWLRTNGILLAVAVLVALLSLIVLLLLGSHLYLVSLNTTTWEFMSRHRISYLKHCGADENPFDRGTFHNLWGFFCVWGTVVWEQVYFREGSDQV; encoded by the exons atgttcaaaaatgtttttggctcAGGGTTTCTGGTAAGAACAGCTCATGTGATTTTGACATGGGTCATAGCATTAATACTCTTCCTACATGATACAG AGCTGAGGAAGCAGGAGGAGACCGGCCAGCTTGTCCAGCCTGTGGTCTTTGTCCTGTTGGTGCTGGTGTCGGTGTTGCTCTATTTCGCCGTTTCTCTGATGGACCCAGGTTTCATTTTGTCTGATGACAGCGATTTACAG TTCACGCTGGGAGTGACTGAAGAGCAGCAGGACATGATCCCACCCACCACCAAATCCCTTCGACAGCGCCGTTGTGGCCACTGTCTGCTGCAG CAGCCAATGAGATCAAAGCACTGCCAGACGTGTCAGCACTGTGTCCGGCGTTACGACCATCACTGCCCCTGGATTGAGAACTGTGTTGGTGAGAGGAACCACCGCTGGTTTGTGCTTTACCTTGCTGTCCAGCTGCTAGTGCTGCTGTGGGGGCTGCACATTGCCTG GACGGGCTTCAGTTACGCACCCACATGGCAGCTGTGGTTGCGTACCAATGGCATTCTGCTGGCCGTGGCCGTGCTGGTGGCTCTGCTCTCTCTGATTGTGCTGCTCCTGCTCGGCTCCCATCTTTACCTGGTTTCTCTCAACACCACCACCTGGGAGTTCATGTCACGCCACCGCATCTCCTACCTCAAACACTGCGGCGCTGATGAAAATCCCTTTGACCGTGGCACTTTCCACAACCTTTGGGGTTTCTTCTGCGTGTGGGGCACAGTGGTGTGGGAACAGGTGTACTTCAGGGAGGGCAGCGACCAAGTCTAG
- the uap1l1 gene encoding UDP-N-acetylhexosamine pyrophosphorylase-like protein 1, producing the protein MLSLEQVKQSLESAGQTHILQFWPELCEVERDSFLQELSQLDLKGLKDHCVGAARAAASPPASLDQHIEPVPPESIGSVRKSDKDSLAEWENEGLLQISENRVGVLLLAGGQGTRLGVQYPKGMYNVGLPSGKTLYQIQTEGIHKIQELADKKYGSKCTVPWYIMTSEFTLAPTEKFFKENNYFGLEPSNIVMFEQRMIPAVTFDGKVILQGKGKLAMAPDGNGGLYQALVDNKVLEDMKKRGVEYLHVYCVDNILVKMADPVFIGFCVSKGADCGAKVVEKAYPAEPVGVVCRVRGVSQVVEYSEIQPETAELRGPGGELVYSAGNICNHFFTRAFLQDVAVKFIGQLEQHVAFKKVPFVDLCGNQVKPTKPNGIKMEKFVFDVFPFSRSFVVFEVVREDEFSPLKNADGAATDNPTTARNSLLAQHCRWVTAAGATLLDEHGNAMPLTPSASAGDSHPALCEISPMVSYFGEGLEQLLKGRTLPTPLILDEQRAKELQAQ; encoded by the exons ATGTTGTCCTTGGAGCAAGTGAAGCAGAGTTTAGAGAGTGCAGGACAAACTCACATCCTGCAGTTTTGGCCGGAGCTGTGTGAGGTAGAGAGAGACAGCTTCCTCCAAGAGTTGTCCCAGCTGGATCTAAAGGGACTTAAGGATCACTGCGTAGGGGCAGCGAGGGCTGCAGCCTCCCCGCCTGCCAGCTTGGATCAACACATAGAGCCAGTTCCCCCAGAGTCCATCGGCAGCGTgaggaaaagtgacaaagacTCCCTTGCAGAGTGGGAAAATGAAG GGCTGTTGCAAATCTCAGAGAATCGAGTTGGAGTCCTGCTCTTGGCTGGTGGTCAGGGGACCCGCCTTGGTGTACAGTATCCCAAAGGGATGTATAACGTTGGGCTACCAAGCGGCAAAACCTTGTATCAAATCCAGACAGAGGGCATTCACAAAATCCAGGAGCTGGCCGACAAAAAGTATGGCTCCAAATGCACCGTTCCATG GTACATAATGACCAGTGAGTTCACTCTGGCACCCACTGAGAAGTTCTTCAAGGAGAACAACTACTTTGGTCTGGAGCCGTCAAACATTGTTATGTTTGAGCAAAGAATGATCCCTGCAGTGACGTTTGATGGAAAGGTCATCCTGCAGGGCAAAGGGAAGTTAGCCATGGCCCCAG ATGGGAATGGTGGTCTGTACCAGGCGTTGGTGGACAACAAGGTGCTGGAGGACATGAAGAAGAGAGGAGTGGAGTACCTGCATGTGTACTGTGTAGACAACATCCTTGTCAAAATGGCTGACCCCGTGTTTATTGGGTTCTGTGTGAGCAAAGGAGCTGACTGTGGAGCCAAG GTGGTGGAGAAGGCGTACCCTGCCGAGCCAGTGGGCGTTGTTTGCAGGGTGCGAGGCGTCTCCCAGGTGGTGGAGTACAGCGAGATCCAACCGGAGACAGCTGAGCTCCGAGGACCTGGAGGGGAGTTGGTGTACAGTGCTGGAAACATATGCAATCACTTCTTCACCAGGGCTTTCCTGCAAGATGTAGCAGT gAAATTTATAGGCCAACTGGAACAACATGTTGCATTCAAGAAAGTTCCCTTTGTGGACTTGTGTGGCAATCAAGTCAAACCCACCAAACCCAACGGCATCAAGATGgaaaaatttgtttttgatgtgtttCCATTCTCAAg gagctttgttgtgtttgaggtAGTGAGGGAGGACGAGTTTTCCCCACTAAAAAATGCAGACGGAGCAGCTACAGACAACCCAACCACAGCCAGAAACTCTTTACTGGCTCAACACTGCCGCTGGGTCACGGCAGCAGGAGCCACGCTGTTGGATGAACATGGGAATGCCATGCCTCTTACCCCCAG TGCATCAGCAGGGGACAGTCATCCAGCACTGTGTGAAATTTCACCAATGGTATCCTACTTCGGAGAG GGCCTGGAGCAGCTGCTGAAAGGGAGGACACTGCCAACTCCTCTCATTCTGGATGAACAAAGGGCCAAAGAGCTGCAGGCTCAGTAA